A window of the Vibrio pomeroyi genome harbors these coding sequences:
- the queA gene encoding tRNA preQ1(34) S-adenosylmethionine ribosyltransferase-isomerase QueA, whose translation MQVSDFHFDLPDELIARYPQEERTASRLLKLDGNNGNLTDGSFKDVLDLVEPGDLVVFNNTRVIPARVFGRKASGGKLEVLVERMLDEKSILAHVRCSKSPKPGTKLFLGENDEYEAEMVARHDALFEIHFTSDQSVLEILNSVGHMPLPPYIDRPDEDADKERYQTVYNEKPGAVAAPTAGLHFDDKLMADMKEKGVEFAYVTLHVGAGTFQPVKVDNINDHHMHAEYVEVPQEVVDAVAATKARGGRIIAVGTTSVRSLESAAQDALKKGTELVPFFGDTEIFIFPGYEYQLVDCLITNFHLPESTLIMLVSAFAGYDNVMGAYDHAVKSEYRFFSYGDAMFINKKTS comes from the coding sequence ATGCAAGTTTCAGATTTTCACTTTGACCTACCAGATGAACTTATTGCTCGCTACCCTCAAGAAGAGCGTACAGCAAGCCGCCTGCTTAAATTAGACGGCAATAATGGCAACCTGACAGATGGTTCGTTTAAAGACGTTTTAGACTTGGTTGAGCCAGGCGATCTTGTTGTTTTCAATAACACACGCGTGATTCCTGCTCGAGTATTCGGTCGCAAGGCATCAGGCGGTAAGCTTGAAGTGCTGGTTGAGCGTATGCTTGATGAGAAAAGTATTCTAGCGCATGTTCGTTGTTCTAAATCACCTAAGCCGGGCACTAAGTTGTTCCTTGGTGAGAACGATGAGTATGAAGCTGAAATGGTGGCGCGACATGACGCGTTATTTGAAATCCATTTCACATCTGACCAAAGCGTTTTAGAGATTCTGAACAGCGTTGGTCATATGCCGCTACCTCCTTATATTGATCGTCCAGATGAAGACGCAGATAAAGAGCGTTACCAGACGGTCTATAATGAGAAGCCAGGTGCGGTTGCTGCTCCAACAGCGGGTCTTCATTTTGATGACAAGCTAATGGCTGACATGAAAGAGAAAGGTGTTGAGTTTGCTTACGTGACGCTTCACGTTGGCGCTGGCACATTCCAGCCCGTTAAAGTAGACAACATCAATGACCACCACATGCATGCCGAGTACGTTGAAGTACCGCAAGAGGTGGTAGATGCGGTTGCAGCGACTAAAGCGCGTGGCGGACGTATTATTGCCGTTGGTACAACATCGGTTCGCTCACTAGAGAGTGCAGCGCAAGATGCGTTGAAGAAAGGCACAGAGTTAGTTCCGTTCTTTGGTGACACTGAAATCTTTATCTTCCCTGGTTACGAATACCAGTTGGTGGATTGCTTGATTACCAATTTCCACTTACCAGAATCAACGCTGATTATGTTGGTGAGTGCATTTGCAGGTTACGACAACGTGATGGGCGCATACGATCACGCAGTGAAGAGCGAATATCGTTTCTTCAGCTACGGTGATGCCATGTTCATCAATAAGAAAACAAGCTAA